The window TGGCTGCGCCTGTGGAGGTGGGAATCATGTTGCAGGCGGCGGCGCGTGCGCGGCGCAGGTCGGAGTGGGGCAGGTCCAGAATGCGCTGGTCGTTGGTGTAGGCGTGGATGGTGGTCATTACGCCTTTTTTGATGCCGTATTTCTCGTGCACGACCTTGACGATGGGAGCAAGGCAGTTCGTGGTACACGAGGCGTTGGAAATGATGTGATGCTTGGCAGGATCGTAATCCTTTTCGTTCACGCCCATGACGATGGTAATGTCTTCTTCCTTGGCGGGGGCGGAGATGATGACCTTCTTGGCACCAGCTTCAATATGCATGGCGGCCTTGGGGCCGGTACGGAAAATGCCGGTGGATTCCACCACCACATCCACGTTCTGGCTGGCCCAGGGAATGAGGCGCGGATCGCGTTCCGCAAAGTTCTTTACCTGGAAATCACTGCCTACGTGAATGATGTCGCCCTCAACGGTGATCTTGGGCTCGAACGGTCCGTAGCTGGTGTCGTGCGCCAGCAGGTGCGCGTTGGTATTGATATCGAAAAGATCGTTCACGGCTACCACTTCAATGGTGTCGCGATGGTATTTCCATATGGATTTGAGAACCTGGCGACCAATACGGCCGAAACCGTTGATGCCAACACGTACTTTGCTCATGCTATCCTCCGGTCGCGATATGTCGCGTTGCTGGTAATGGTCAGGGCGAGACGGCTAGTCTTCAAACACCTGATATACGTAGGCGTTGGCCAGTTCGCTGGCACGTTTGAGCGCGGTATACATGCGCGCGTTTTCCAGAGCTATGCCGCAAAGGTTGGCGATGCAGCTCAGGAATTCCAGTTCTTCTTCGGTAAATTTGCGGGTTTCGCCGGAGTATACGCGCAGTACGCCGATAACCTTGTTGCCATGGGCGATAAGCGGGACAACAACAAGAGAGACAAGCCCTTCCTCAGATGCCTGCTGGGGATACTGGAAGCGGCCGTCATTGCGCACGTCTTCAATATAAATGGCCTTGCCCGCCAGCACTTCCTGATCAAGTTTGCTCTTGCCCACTTCCACAGGGCCCTTTTGTGCATAGCGCTCGCTGAGGCCGTAATACGCGTCGGGTTTGAGCAGGGTGCCATTGCGGTTCAGCAGGCGGATGAAGCAGCCTCTGGCCCCCATGGTTCTGGTCACCTGTTCTACAATCTGACCGAGAACGACCTTGGGCTCAAGGGAAGAGTTCACGACCTTGGCTATCTTGTAGATGGTTTTATACAATTCTTTCGATTCCATGATGCTACCTGCCTTTTATGGGTTATCCGCAAGGCTCGCTGCAGGCCGCGCTGGCGGCTGTCGGAGCGGTAAGTCAAAGAGAATATGCCGAAATTCCCTTAGCTCATAGCATAGTTGCATATGCATTGGTAGTGGATTGATAGGGCCCTTCAAGAAAATAAACGATACAATGCAGGGGGAAACACGGCTGTTGTCAGGCTCTGTGGGGCGGTTGGGCGAAAAAAAAGCCGGACCCTGAGGTCCGGCTTTGCAATCCTTGAAGCACGGTGTGTGCTAGATGGCCATGACTTCGGCTTCCTTGGCGGAACCGCGTTCGTCTGCCTTGGCAACATAGGCGTCGGTGAGCTTCTGCACTTCGTCCTGACCGTGACGGCAATCGTCTTCGGTGATCTCTTTGCCCTTTTCGAGCTTCTTGATCTGTTCGTTGGCGTCGCGACGTACGTTGCGGATGGCAACCTTGGCTTCTTCCACATACTTCTTGGAAACCTTCACGAGTTCCTTGCGGCGCTCTTCGGTCAGCATGGGAATGTTGATGCGGATGACTCGACCGTCATTCATGGGGTTGAGGCCCAGATCGGAGTTGATGATGGCCTTTTCGATCAGCGCAAAGGCGCCCTTGTCCCAGGGCTGTATGGTGATGCTGCGGCTGTCCGGAATGGCAACGGAAGACATCTGCTTGATGGGCGTGGGGGTGCCGTAATAGTCCACCACGATGTTGTCCACGAGCGAGGTGGAAGCGCGACCGGTGCGCAGCTTTCCGAATTCACGTTCCAGCGACGTGATGGCCTTCTCCATTCTTTCTTCGGCGTCGAGCAGGATATCATCCATTGGGTTACTCTCCTTGTACGATGGTGCCGACACTCTCGCCCAGCATCATGCGCTTGATGTCACCCTTGTACAGGTTGCAGACGAGGATCGGAACATTGTTTTCCATGCACAGCGTGATGGCGGTGGAGTCCATGACGCCGAGCTTCTTTTGCAATACATCAATGTAGTTGAGCTGCTTGAACATGACTGCATCTGCGTGCTTTACGGGATCCTTGTCATACACACCGTCCACCTTGGTGGCCTTGACGATGGCATCGCACTTGAGCTCCATGCCGCGCAACGCAGCCGCAGTGTCAGTGGTGAAATAGGGGTTGCCGGTGCCGGCGGCGCATATGACGATGCGTCCCTTTTCCAGATGGCGTTCGGCGCGGCGGCGAATGTAAGGCTCGCACACCTCCTGCATGGTGATGGCGGAAAGAACGCGGGTGGGGTGCCCGAGCTTTTCCAGCTGATCCTGCACGGCAAGGGCGTTGAGCACCGTAGCCATCATGCCCATGTAGTCCGCAGAGGAGCGGTCCATGCCCTTGGCGGACGAAGACAGTCCGCGGAAGATGTTGCCGCCGCCGATGACCAGGGCAACTTCTATACCCATATCAGCCACTTCAGCGATTTCTCGACATATCTTTGAAACAGTTGCAGGGTCAATACCGAATTTCTCATCACCAGCCAAAGCCTCGCCGCTCAGTTTCAGCAGCACGCGTTTGAAACGCAATTCGCTCATGTCCGACCTCTGGGGTTGTCGTTACTAATGCTATTCAAAAAATATGGCGGACTTGCCGCCATAAATACATTATTGTTCGTCGTAGGGCTTGCCCCACGTTCCTTCATCTACCCGTACATATTTGAGAAAGGCGTAAAATGCGCCGTGTGCGGCGTTGATGAAGCCTGCGCGGCCATCGAGTACGCCGCGCTGGAAGAAATAGAGTTTGGCAAACCGCATGGCGCCGTGTCCTATACCACGCATCACGCCGCCTTTTTTGCCTTTGCGGCGCAGGTCGTCCGCCCCTTGCTGAGCATAGGAGTTGATCTTGTCCAGATGCTGGGCAAAGCTCTCGTAGGGGTAGTGGATGATGTCCGCCTTGATGACGTCCGTTTCACCCTTGGGACGGAAGGAATAGTGCGCGCCGCTTACCTCAACCTGCATCCTGTCTGCACGAAATGCGCGCAGCAGCCTGTCCGGATACCAGCCGGAATAGCGCATGAACCGGTCATAATACCAGTTGCGGCGATGCACATAGTAGCCCGCAAGAGAGGCTGGCGCGGAGGGCAGCGCTGCAAGAATGCGTTCGCGCAGGTCATCCGTGCAGATTTCATCCTGATCTAGAC is drawn from Desulfovibrio mangrovi and contains these coding sequences:
- the gap gene encoding type I glyceraldehyde-3-phosphate dehydrogenase; this encodes MSKVRVGINGFGRIGRQVLKSIWKYHRDTIEVVAVNDLFDINTNAHLLAHDTSYGPFEPKITVEGDIIHVGSDFQVKNFAERDPRLIPWASQNVDVVVESTGIFRTGPKAAMHIEAGAKKVIISAPAKEEDITIVMGVNEKDYDPAKHHIISNASCTTNCLAPIVKVVHEKYGIKKGVMTTIHAYTNDQRILDLPHSDLRRARAAACNMIPTSTGAAKAVALVIPEMAGKFSGYSVRVPTPTVSLVDFVCELEKDTTTEDLRAALKAASEGQLKGILGFSEQPLVSSDFIGDPRSSIVEADFTMMQSGNMAKIYSWYDNEWGYSCRVGDLIDMMAKKGM
- a CDS encoding GAF domain-containing protein, which gives rise to MESKELYKTIYKIAKVVNSSLEPKVVLGQIVEQVTRTMGARGCFIRLLNRNGTLLKPDAYYGLSERYAQKGPVEVGKSKLDQEVLAGKAIYIEDVRNDGRFQYPQQASEEGLVSLVVVPLIAHGNKVIGVLRVYSGETRKFTEEELEFLSCIANLCGIALENARMYTALKRASELANAYVYQVFED
- the frr gene encoding ribosome recycling factor → MDDILLDAEERMEKAITSLEREFGKLRTGRASTSLVDNIVVDYYGTPTPIKQMSSVAIPDSRSITIQPWDKGAFALIEKAIINSDLGLNPMNDGRVIRINIPMLTEERRKELVKVSKKYVEEAKVAIRNVRRDANEQIKKLEKGKEITEDDCRHGQDEVQKLTDAYVAKADERGSAKEAEVMAI
- the pyrH gene encoding UMP kinase, with amino-acid sequence MSELRFKRVLLKLSGEALAGDEKFGIDPATVSKICREIAEVADMGIEVALVIGGGNIFRGLSSSAKGMDRSSADYMGMMATVLNALAVQDQLEKLGHPTRVLSAITMQEVCEPYIRRRAERHLEKGRIVICAAGTGNPYFTTDTAAALRGMELKCDAIVKATKVDGVYDKDPVKHADAVMFKQLNYIDVLQKKLGVMDSTAITLCMENNVPILVCNLYKGDIKRMMLGESVGTIVQGE
- a CDS encoding glycosyltransferase family 2 protein, which gives rise to MRPTVTGLVLTYNGERLLDKCLASLAFCDKVLVVDSYSTDSTVAIAEAAGATVVQRKWEGPGPQFQFALAQIDTDWVVSLDQDEICTDDLRERILAALPSAPASLAGYYVHRRNWYYDRFMRYSGWYPDRLLRAFRADRMQVEVSGAHYSFRPKGETDVIKADIIHYPYESFAQHLDKINSYAQQGADDLRRKGKKGGVMRGIGHGAMRFAKLYFFQRGVLDGRAGFINAAHGAFYAFLKYVRVDEGTWGKPYDEQ